A stretch of the Dichotomicrobium thermohalophilum genome encodes the following:
- a CDS encoding methyltransferase family protein, whose amino-acid sequence MGVISTLGPIVAAIVAVALIVLAILMIATITSDSFRLWPTPGKNSWQNYTFWPLFRTGMGGLPVAAALLADLSGPLWWLQLVIGLPLIVVGFGVTFYAYFDLGIENTYGADESLVTDGLYHYSRNPQYVASIMGYIGIGAAAGSWIIWGLVALAVLVYSLMPLAEEPWLRKKFGRAYDDYMKSTPRFLSWRKLPFIHMPQESRN is encoded by the coding sequence ATGGGGGTCATTTCGACGCTTGGACCGATCGTGGCCGCCATCGTCGCGGTTGCGCTGATTGTGCTCGCTATCCTGATGATCGCGACGATCACCTCTGACAGCTTCCGGCTATGGCCGACGCCAGGCAAGAATAGCTGGCAGAACTACACCTTCTGGCCCCTGTTTCGTACGGGCATGGGCGGGCTGCCGGTCGCGGCGGCGCTGCTCGCGGATTTGAGCGGACCGCTCTGGTGGCTGCAGCTTGTGATCGGTCTTCCGCTGATCGTCGTCGGCTTCGGCGTCACCTTCTACGCCTATTTCGATCTCGGCATCGAAAACACCTACGGCGCAGATGAAAGCCTCGTGACCGATGGTCTTTATCACTACAGCCGCAATCCCCAATACGTCGCCTCGATCATGGGCTATATCGGCATCGGCGCAGCGGCCGGGTCGTGGATCATCTGGGGGCTGGTGGCGCTGGCCGTGCTGGTCTATTCGCTCATGCCGCTGGCGGAAGAGCCCTGGCTGCGCAAAAAGTTCGGTCGCGCCTACGACGATTACATGAAGTCGACGCCGCGTTTTCTGAGCTGGCGCAAGCTCCCCTTCATACATATGCCGCAAGAATCCCGTAACTAA
- the pip gene encoding prolyl aminopeptidase, which translates to MDFPPPEERLDLYPPIDQTNACGFLPEQDGHEVYYEECGNPRGIPVVLLHGGPGGAISDVMRRFHDPDRYRIILFDQRGCGKSRPRASLEHNTTWHLVEDMERLRKHLGVESWQVFGGSWGSTLALAYAQRYPERVTSLIVRGIFTLRRSELLWFYQSGASWLFPDAFEKFLAPIPPDERGDLIAAYYKRLTGPDQQVQLEAARAWSVWEGSTLALQIDPATVEKFSCSSYALAFARIECHYFYHGGFFEYDGQLLNEMDRIRHLPGVIVQGRYDLVTPPATAWQLAKLWPKAPLQIVPDAGHAMTEPGIVDRLVRATRKFAEQ; encoded by the coding sequence TTGGACTTTCCGCCCCCCGAAGAGCGTCTGGACCTCTACCCGCCGATCGACCAGACAAACGCCTGTGGCTTTTTGCCCGAACAGGACGGCCACGAAGTGTATTACGAGGAGTGCGGTAACCCGCGCGGCATTCCGGTGGTGCTGCTGCATGGCGGACCGGGCGGCGCCATCTCCGACGTCATGCGCCGGTTCCACGACCCCGACCGCTACCGCATCATCCTGTTCGACCAGCGCGGTTGTGGCAAGTCACGCCCGCGCGCCAGCCTGGAGCACAACACCACCTGGCATCTGGTCGAAGACATGGAGCGTCTGCGCAAGCACCTGGGCGTGGAAAGCTGGCAGGTGTTTGGCGGCTCCTGGGGGTCGACGCTCGCGCTGGCCTATGCGCAGCGCTACCCCGAGCGAGTCACGTCGCTGATCGTGCGCGGCATTTTCACGCTGCGGCGCTCGGAGTTGTTATGGTTCTATCAGAGCGGCGCGTCATGGCTTTTTCCCGACGCCTTCGAGAAATTCCTCGCCCCGATCCCGCCGGACGAGCGCGGCGATCTGATCGCAGCCTATTACAAACGCCTGACCGGCCCAGATCAGCAGGTGCAGCTTGAGGCTGCCCGCGCCTGGAGCGTCTGGGAAGGCTCGACGCTGGCGCTCCAGATCGACCCGGCCACTGTCGAGAAGTTCAGCTGCAGCAGCTACGCACTCGCCTTCGCGCGTATCGAGTGCCACTACTTCTACCACGGCGGATTCTTCGAATATGACGGCCAGCTCTTGAACGAGATGGACAGGATCAGGCATCTACCGGGCGTGATCGTGCAGGGTCGGTATGACCTCGTGACGCCGCCGGCAACGGCGTGGCAGCTCGCCAAGCTATGGCCGAAGGCGCCGCTGCAGATCGTGCCGGATGCGGGCCATGCCATGACCGAGCCGGGCATCGTGGACCGGCTGGTGCGCGCAACCCGGAAATTTGCGGAACAATAA